One Chordicoccus furentiruminis DNA window includes the following coding sequences:
- the cobA gene encoding uroporphyrinogen-III C-methyltransferase, which translates to MKKNWTRPLTIATRGSRLALVQAELVKKALEAVVPEVKILTVTTKGDRDRISALVKIGGDGLFVRGVERELLEGRADLAVHCGKDLPFEISDGLTIAGVPRAADARDMLLMTEETARRGGPSRIGTGSPRRVTELARLYPDAETIGIRGNITTRLERLRDGTCDGLILAKAGVDRLHPDLTGLTARVFDFDEMIPAACQGILALECREEDRELAELLESLSDPETEERFRIERRIFRRLRADCTKPVGIHAGLREGRVELDLYLNGHRTHLTAEHGQEDRLTEAAARALLGHVTLVGAGCGRGLITEQGIRAVRRADVLVYDALMDEALLSETKAGCERIYAGKRAGSHYRSQDEINRLLIDKASGGREVVRLKGGDSFVFGRGGEEIKALHEAGIACSVIPGVTSAVAVPESFGLPVTERGIARSFTVITGHTAAGTEDGADEEDYGALARLRGTLVFLMARGSLGRITSRLIEEGKKPGTPASVLSSGFTASAERIDGTLENIAEKAAEAPTPVILVVGETAGLHLPVEDPEEAGVLASEETEKTGLFSAGVTVAGTPHIVSKMSDALAARGIRAVPGVSLRAVPDPEQVPDTFAEGSWVVFTSANGVDVCFDELRRRGTDLRCFAGVRFAVIGEGTEEALLERGFRADFRPSVFTGKCLGRELAERILKEKDGEVDRPAPVVLLRADRASKTLPAELAASGVSFEDRPVYSLCPVSPDGAVRTWDERTEDKKTVCRTGTAVFLSALGAKAYLMDHGLSAETALYAIGPVTAEKVRSMTGRVPRTPGEYTVEALADLIASDRKN; encoded by the coding sequence ATGAAGAAGAACTGGACGAGGCCGCTGACGATCGCGACAAGAGGAAGCCGTCTGGCACTGGTTCAGGCGGAACTGGTGAAAAAGGCGCTGGAGGCTGTCGTGCCGGAGGTGAAAATCCTCACTGTCACCACGAAAGGGGACCGGGACAGGATCAGCGCACTGGTGAAGATCGGCGGAGACGGACTGTTCGTCCGCGGCGTCGAACGTGAGCTTCTGGAGGGAAGGGCGGATCTTGCCGTTCACTGCGGGAAGGATCTGCCTTTTGAGATCAGCGACGGGCTGACGATCGCCGGCGTGCCCAGAGCGGCGGATGCAAGGGATATGCTCCTGATGACGGAGGAGACGGCGCGGCGCGGCGGCCCGTCCCGGATCGGGACGGGCAGTCCGCGCCGTGTGACGGAGCTTGCCCGCCTTTATCCGGACGCGGAGACGATCGGTATACGTGGCAATATCACAACCCGTCTCGAGCGGCTCCGTGACGGAACCTGCGACGGACTGATTCTGGCGAAGGCGGGCGTTGACCGCCTGCACCCGGATCTGACCGGGCTTACGGCGAGAGTTTTTGATTTTGACGAGATGATTCCGGCCGCGTGCCAGGGCATTCTCGCTCTCGAGTGCCGGGAAGAGGACCGGGAGCTGGCGGAGCTTCTCGAGTCGCTCTCGGATCCGGAAACGGAAGAGAGATTCCGCATTGAGCGGCGTATTTTCAGAAGGCTGCGCGCGGACTGCACGAAACCGGTCGGCATCCATGCCGGACTACGGGAAGGCAGGGTGGAACTCGATCTCTACCTGAACGGACACCGCACGCATCTTACGGCGGAGCACGGACAGGAGGACCGGCTGACCGAAGCGGCTGCCCGCGCGCTGCTCGGGCATGTGACGCTGGTCGGCGCGGGCTGCGGCCGGGGGCTGATCACCGAGCAGGGGATCCGTGCCGTCCGGCGGGCGGATGTGCTGGTTTACGACGCGCTGATGGATGAGGCGCTTTTATCCGAGACAAAGGCGGGATGCGAACGGATCTACGCCGGAAAGAGAGCGGGGTCTCATTACCGCTCTCAGGATGAGATCAACCGGCTGCTGATCGACAAGGCGTCCGGGGGGCGCGAGGTCGTCCGGCTGAAGGGCGGTGACAGCTTTGTCTTCGGCCGCGGCGGCGAGGAGATAAAAGCGCTTCATGAGGCCGGCATCGCCTGCTCCGTCATCCCGGGCGTCACCTCCGCGGTGGCGGTCCCGGAATCCTTCGGCCTGCCGGTGACGGAGCGCGGCATCGCCCGGTCCTTCACCGTGATCACCGGCCACACGGCCGCCGGAACCGAGGACGGAGCCGATGAGGAGGATTACGGAGCCCTCGCGCGCCTCAGAGGGACGCTGGTCTTTCTGATGGCGCGTGGAAGCCTTGGCCGTATCACGTCCCGTCTGATCGAAGAAGGCAAAAAACCCGGAACGCCGGCGTCTGTGCTGTCATCCGGCTTTACGGCATCGGCGGAGCGCATCGACGGAACACTGGAAAATATCGCGGAAAAGGCAGCCGAAGCGCCGACGCCGGTCATCCTGGTCGTCGGAGAAACCGCCGGACTTCATCTTCCAGTGGAGGACCCGGAGGAAGCCGGAGTGCTGGCCTCGGAGGAGACGGAGAAGACGGGACTCTTTTCCGCCGGTGTGACGGTCGCCGGAACGCCGCATATCGTCAGCAAGATGAGCGATGCACTCGCGGCCAGAGGAATCCGGGCCGTGCCCGGCGTCTCGCTCCGGGCCGTGCCGGATCCGGAGCAGGTGCCGGATACCTTCGCGGAAGGATCGTGGGTTGTCTTCACCAGCGCCAACGGAGTGGATGTCTGCTTTGACGAGCTCCGGAGGAGGGGGACGGATCTCCGGTGCTTTGCCGGCGTGAGATTTGCGGTGATCGGCGAAGGCACGGAGGAAGCGCTTCTTGAGAGAGGCTTTCGTGCGGATTTCCGACCGTCCGTCTTCACGGGAAAGTGTCTCGGGCGCGAGCTGGCGGAAAGGATTCTGAAAGAAAAGGACGGAGAGGTGGACCGTCCGGCGCCGGTTGTTCTGCTGCGCGCTGACCGTGCCTCGAAGACGCTGCCGGCGGAGCTGGCCGCCTCCGGCGTCTCATTTGAGGACAGGCCAGTCTACTCGCTTTGTCCGGTGAGTCCGGACGGAGCGGTCCGGACGTGGGATGAGAGGACGGAGGATAAAAAGACGGTATGCCGTACAGGCACAGCCGTTTTTCTGAGCGCGCTGGGCGCGAAGGCTTATCTGATGGATCACGGGCTGTCTGCAGAAACGGCTCTATATGCGATCGGCCCGGTGACGGCTGAGAAGGTACGCTCGATGACGGGACGCGTTCCGCGCACACCCGGGGAGTACACAGTCGAAGCGCTGGCCGACCTGATCGCATCGGACCGGAAGAATTAA
- a CDS encoding DUF1292 domain-containing protein has product MADFEKDDDLEMDDDLGTVTLTLEDDSEVECMILAIYPAGGRDYIALLPMDENGEPEEDSDVLIYRYIDHGEDEDPEIENIEEDDEYETAADAFDEMLDEQEFEEEAGEGEDL; this is encoded by the coding sequence ATGGCAGATTTTGAAAAAGATGATGACCTTGAGATGGATGATGACCTCGGCACCGTCACACTGACACTGGAGGACGATTCCGAAGTGGAATGCATGATCCTCGCGATCTATCCCGCGGGAGGCCGGGATTACATCGCGCTGCTCCCGATGGATGAAAACGGCGAGCCCGAGGAGGACAGCGATGTCCTGATCTACCGCTATATTGATCACGGCGAGGACGAGGATCCCGAAATCGAGAACATCGAGGAGGACGACGAGTACGAAACGGCCGCCGACGCCTTTGACGAGATGCTGGATGAGCAGGAATTCGAGGAGGAAGCCGGAGAAGGCGAGGATCTCTGA